A window from Salmo trutta chromosome 29, fSalTru1.1, whole genome shotgun sequence encodes these proteins:
- the LOC115167571 gene encoding transmembrane protein 208, giving the protein MAPKGKVGTKGKKQIYEENEGTLKFYTRVILGANAIYTALNLLVFYSSSTFWTWFALVFALAVYVGSYRSMTAMAQAVFGEDGSLLDGGIDLNMEQGMAEHLKDVILLTAILQVLSTISSYFWYLWLLAPARAMFLLWVNFLGPWFSAETPGAAPEEVNEKKQRRQERRQMKRF; this is encoded by the exons ATGGCG CCAAAAGGTAAGGTCGGCACTAAAGGCAAGAAGCAAATCTACGAGGAAAATGAGGGGACACTCAAGTTCTACACCAGAGTAATCTTGGGAGCCAAC GCGATATACACTGCGTTAAACCTCTTGGTCTTCTATAGCTCTTCAACGTTTTGGACATGG TTTGCGCTGGTGTTTGCCCTGGCAGTGTATGTGGGCAGTTACCGCTCCATGACTGCCATGGCCCAAGCAGTGTTTGGTGAGGATGGGAGTCTGCTCGACGGTGGGATAGATCTGAACATGGAGCAGGGGATGGCAGA GCATCTGAAGGATGTTATCCTGCTAACTGCTATATTACAAGTGCTCAGCACCATCTCCTCCTACTTCTGGTACCTTTGGCTGCTG gccccGGCCCGAGCAATGTTCCTGCTGTGGGTGAACTTCCTAGGCCCCTGGTTTTCGGCCGAGACCCCTGGTGCAGCCCCAGAGGAGGTGAATGAGAAGAAGCAGAGACGACAGGAGCGCAGACAGATGAAGAGATTCTAA